The region TATCTGTGCAGTTGTTTAGATAGGCCGATGAATTACTGCCGGCCGGCCATCTGCACATTGTTTCAGATAAAAACTGAGACCTTGAGTTGGTAAATTGAACTCTTTGCATTTATTTGGAAAAGATAGCTCTTATGTACTTCTATCTTTTTCTACAGGTTCAACAGCATCACAATTGAACCCAGTCCCTCTCTCTGCTAATATTCTAAATGCTTCAGAAGTTAGAAATTTGATTCAGTCTAAGGGTTACTTTAGAGGGTCTTCTAACCCATTGAATAATACATTTGACAGCATAGTGCACCATGATATTGCCCTAAATGCTCTTGGTGGACTTGTTGATCATCTATCCAGATTGATGGTATGCTTTTCTAAGAGCCTCTTCCCGCCTCTGCTctcatttgtattttttgagaTTGCCTAAATTATCTGCTGTTAATCATGACTCTGTGGTCATCATTCCAGTTAGATGATGTTTTGCGGAATGGAGAAATTTTACCCTATCACGTTTATGGCGGTTGCCTCAGAATTGATGGACAGACTCTAGTAAATCTTGAGATTTTTAATAACAATTTTGACGGTGGCTTATCAGGCAAGTATTTTGCTGTAAATAATGCTGTATTCCTCGTATGTTTTATTATGGCATTTAATTGAACTCCAAAAGGGTGTATACTCTATATGATTGCAGGTACATTATTTAGCTATCTTGATAACTGTGTAACGTCATCTGGTAAGCGGCTTTTAAGGAAGTGGATCTGCCATCCATTAAAATCTGTTGAAGGCATTAATAATAGGCTAAATGTAGTGGAAGATCTGATGACAAATTCAGAGATCATGTTAATTATATCACAGTATCTATGCAAGATTCCAGATATAGAAAGAATGCTTGGGCGGGTCAAGTCTAGCTTTCAGGCATCAGCTTCTCTTGCACTGCCCTTAATTGGAAAGAAATTATTGAAGCAGCGAGTAAGTTGTTTACTtgcatatataaaacatttcatGTTGAGAATGTTTGACAATAATTGCAGATACCACTAGTCATATCATATTTGTCTAAAATATTACCTAAATGCATTGGTTGTAATAGCCATCATGGTAGGCAAATATTATACAGAATGCTTTAAGATTGTTATCATAGGCATGGCTTTGTGTTTATACAGAAGTTTgcaattgataatttttttttggcttgacaaaaaaaaatgcatTGGTTAGTTCTAATATTCTGCCTTTCTGGCTCTTCTGAATCTTAATCAACGAAGTATGATATATTCTACATGTCTTTTAAAATTAGCATCCTTCTTTGTGATGCATCTTGAAATTGCCTTGAGGCGATTCTCCTTGGCCATTCACTTGGAATTTAAGAGTTATACTTATAATATGGTGTGAAATTAATCTTAAAAACCGACTTGGTAAATCTGTTATCATTCACAAGAATTTCGGAATTGTATCATTATGCTTTCTTTCATTCTTCTGAGTTGGTAAGTGAAAAAACCTAACGCCAGAAGTATCTTGTTGATGAAAATTTATGCTATATCAGCTGCCTTTGTTGTAATTAGTTTATTGCACTTATTGTAATTTAACAGATAACAAATCTAGACTAACATTTTATGTAATGGATAGGTGAAAGTGTTTGGGTCTTTGGTCAAAGGACTTCGGACTGGAATGGATTTGTTGTTGCTATTACAGAAGAATGACCAATTATTCTCATTATTatctaacatttttaaacttcCTGAGCTACATGGAAGTGCGGGGCTTGAAAAGTTTCTCTCCCAGGTTGTAGCTGCTGTAGATAGCGAGTTCCCTAATTTCCAGGTTTGTTTCTTTTGGCTCTGTGTATactcatatttatttatttaactatgatctctttttttccttcccttTTTTCGTGTTTTTCCTTCTCTTGTTTCTCGAGATATTTTGGATGTTCATTTCTGTATGAAACAATTGTATTCCCTTTATGACAAACATACCTTTTCTGTACCAGTATTGGTTTATTTTTAACTTGTGAGGAagaaacaaaattgaaattgagaATATGGCAGCTATTTAGATTTACTCAAAGTATTGCATTTACATTGTTATATGTTCCGGCATGCTATTGCTGCTTTTATAGTTTCTTTTGTCATTGTCAAAGATCAGCTTTCGCAAATTTCTGTACGTTTAGTGTACTTCCTTTTGAAAAAAGATTTTTGTTCTAATTGGATCTTCGGTTATTCATAAAAGAAACTTCCAAGTTTTCCGCAATTATAGGGGGGAAACACTTCTGCTCGCTAATTATGAGTTTTTTGCTGGATTTTGTAGTTCTTTAAAAAGGGATCCTTTCTCTTTCCTATATTAACCTTTTCCagttaaaacgataattcactTTATTTTAGAAGAATGCAGCTCCTGGACTTGTCCCTCTTGTTTGGATGGTTTTGGTCTTAGTTTTTTTCTTTGTTCTGCTTCTGCCTCGATACTGACGGGCATTATATTATCAGAACCATGATGTAACAGATTCAGAGGCTGAAACACTGTCCGTTCTAATTGAATTATTTATTGAGAAAGCCACGCAATGGTCTGAAGTCATCCATGCTATCAATTGTATTGATGTACTAAGATCTTTTGCAATCACCGCAAGCTTGTCGTCTGGGTCTATGTCTAGGCCTGTTATTTTACCCGAGTCTAAAACCACCATTTTTGGCCAAGATAAGGGAGGACCAGTACTCAAAATTAAAGGCCTATGGCACCCATTTGCCCTCGCAGCGAGTGGTGGAGTTCCCGTTCCCAATGACTTGTATCTTGGCGAGGATATACATGGCTATCATCCTCGCACTTTACTTCTGACTGGACCAAATATGGGTGGAAAATCAACACTTCTTCGTGCCACATGTCTCGCTGTTATACTGGCTCAGGTTTGTGTTGCTGCCCTGACAAATTATTTTCACAAGCTGTTTATCTTTCAGAACATTACATCAATTTTTAACGCCACTGTTTTAATTCATTGTTAATTTGCAGCTTGGTTGTTTCGTTCCCAGTGAGAAGTGTATTCTCTCTCTTGTTGATGTCATTTTCACACGGCTTGGTGCCACTGATCGGATTATGACTGGGGAGAGTAAGTGCCACTGTTCGGATTATGACAGTCGCTTTTTAAGTTCTATAATTTGACTGGAAAACCTACTCCCTTTTGCAGGCACATTCTTTGTCGAGTGTACAGAAACAGCTTCAGTTCTCCAAAATGCCACTCAAGATTCTGTTGTTATTCTTGACGAATTGGGTCGTGGGACAAGCACCTTTGACGGATATGCCATTGCATATGCAGTGAGTTTTCCTCCTTGATCTATTACATTCTCATATAATGTAGACTACTACAATTACAATTCTTATGTATTTTCTTGTACCAAATGTATTAAGTCCTTGACCGTTGATTTCCGTACTGTTTTAATAATCTAGGTGTTTCGACATCTTGTCGAGAAGGTAAACTGCCGATTGCTTTTTGCGACACATTATCATCCACTTACAAAAGAATTTGCTTCTCATCCACATGTTACCCTACAACATATGGCTTGTGCCTTCAAATCAAAATCCGAAAGCAATTCAAAAGGCGATCAGGATCTGGTTTTCCTATACCGTCTTGCCTCTGGAGCCTGCCCCGGCAGCTACGGATTACAAGTGGCCATCATGGCTGGAATCCCAGAAAATGTGGTTAAACGTGCTTCAATGGCTCGCCAAGTAATGAAAAAATCAATCGGAGAAAGTTTCAAGTTAAGCGAGAAGAGATCCGAGTTCTCGACCCTTCATGAAGACTGGTTGAAGACTCTATTAAGTACTGCACAGACTGGAGACTGTAATGTTGATGACAATGATGATGATGTTTATGACACATTGTTTTGTTTGTGGCATGAGCTAAAGAGTGCATACCAATCAAACAATTGAAAAATGCAGGATCATATGTGCATATTGccttataaatatatttctgATTTGTATTTGTgagcttttttttatatataaatggtaattatattagtataaccACAAGATGTGGGAAGAAAAAAAGAGTTACAAACTaggtgaagaaaaaaaaatcaaaactccTAAAAACGTCATtactaataaaagaaaaaaaaagatcatgATATTTATAATCGATCACGCCTTTAACGCAATAAAAAAGAACACTAAATCCGTGTAGTTAGTTTCTTTCTCATTAAAGATCCGTTTATTCCTTACTTTTCAAATCTCCTAAATGCTTATAGTCCAAATGGTTCCCCATAGCCGTCTATGATTGGCCTTTGATAACATTATTCATTAGAAAAAGAAACTCTCAAAATCTGCCGGAACATTCTATGCTATATTTTGCGAGCTGTTATTGTATATTAAACtctataaatttcataatttgaaattttatagtAAAATTCGATAAGTTTAAACTTTAGCtagtaatatttaaaattaatttaatatgccatattttatatacattaattgtaaaataaaaattttcaaGTGACAACATATAAATATCAATAGAAACTTTTATAATACTGTTacaaaactcttcaaatttaaGATAATTCACACTAATTGTTGAGCTATCATTTCTTTACCCAAACTGTTCTTTAACTTTTATCTGTATCGAAATTGTCTCCATTCTTTtgtgttcaattttttttaagtcgATTCATTTTTTAGGAAATTTTCTAGAATACCTtgttttagaatttatttatttctctattCCGTTTTTTGACATGTTTTCAACtcatatcttttttatttacaaaaataccttttttaattacaaaaattaccTTTTGTTTACTTTCTACCTTTAATGTCTTTTTATCGTTTTTTTGTGTGTGTTTTATAGTGATTTTATGATGTATTcttttagtgtttttatggtgttaaTTCAAGTTTAAACTCCgcttttattcttttaattttttatcactAAATAATATTCCCTGTAAAAgcaattttctaatttaatatatatacttttactCTTAAACAATATTCTATATTGGAATTgttttactaaatttttttatgaacatattaattataattcttatgtcatataattttttttaatatacctGAGAAaataatattcatttaaaacttatTTCTAAAAACATCTTCACATCTATAATTTTtacaatcaaaatcaaattacaatttaatttttcttacttgtcaactttaattttatttaaattaacaatataatCAATTTACTATAATTCATCTCTACCAAATTTTGTacttgaattattataatgattCTTAATCACTAAAACtaaattcttaatttaaatataatatcctaataatttaatatttatctttgtttgttatttattaaataggTGAATTTTTAGATCAACACATTTTCTTATATTTATATTCTAAAATGTATTAAGAAAATTAATCCATTCAATATAGAGTTTTATAgtattttctttaattcaatatttaaataaataagatGTGTTTATGGCTATTGAGAGCCTAAAGTAGTAATTTGGAAAAATAACccatgagctatagctcaaatggtataagcgctgagcagcaaactgttaggtcgtgggatcgattcctcccacaagcgctccccctccctcaattatcaaaaaaaaaaaagtaatttggAAAAATAACCTATTAACAGCAATGAGTTAAATAAGGAGACATATATGATAGAATTATTCAAATATTCATTTTTAACCgtacaattaattaaaaatagattaacCTCTTGTTTACCACTCAAAACGGACTCTTACTCTGAAtattacactttttttttaatcttacaCATAATTTTTCATAGACCTCTGGTTAACTTAACGTCCATTGTTATCTGAAAATGGAGagaattgaagaagatgaagaaaacaGTGCGTCCgaagagagaaaaagaagaaaagaagtcaGCCTTTCATGCATGTTAAACACAGAACTCAGTGCAATTCTCGCCGTGATCCGCCGTCCCCATGATTCCACCTCTTTGCTTCAGCAAGAAGATCACTACGACACCGCCATTCTCAACTCTTTGAAATCTTTACGAGCTCTGATATTCAATCCTCAGCAAGAATGGCGGACCATAGACCCTTCTGTTTACATCTCCCCGTTTCTTGATGTTATTCAGAGCGATGATATTCCTGCCACTGCTACAAACGTTGCACTCTCTGCCATTTCCAAGGTTCTCAAACTTCAGTTCTTTGATGAGAAAACTCCCGGGGCTAAGGATGCTATTAACTCCATTGTCACCGGCATTACAAGCTGCCGGCTCGAACGTACCGATCCCATCACTGAAGATGCCGTCATGATGAGGATTCTGCAAGCTTTGACGTCCATCATTAAGCATCGGGCTTCGATCTTGCTCAGAGATTATGCTGTTTGTACAATTGTTAATACTTGTTTTCAAGTTGTTCAGCAATCTACTAACAGGGCGGATTTGCTTCAGCGGGGCGCGAAATATGCGATGAGGGAGATGATTGAGATTATTTTCGCCAGGTTACAGGATGTTGAGGTGAAATCTGAGGAGGATTCGGAATCTGATACGGAGGATATTGACATTGGTAGCGGTATGGACTCCGGATATGGAGTTCGTAGCGTTGTCGATATTTTTCATTTCTTGTGCTCTCTgcttaatgttgttgagattgTGGAATCGGAAGGGGTTTCGTCTCATACTACTGATCAGAATGTTCAGATTTTCGGATTGATCTTGATAAATTCCGCGGTGGAGTTGAGCGGTGACGCAATTGGAAAGCACCCGAAACTTTTGAGAATGATCCAAGATGATCTGTTTCATCATTTGATTCATTATGGAATATCGTCCAGTCCTCTTGTGCTGTCCATGATCTGCAGTACTGTCTTGAATATCTATCATTCGCTTCGTAGATACATTCGTATTCAACTCGAGGCGTTTTTCGGGTTTGTGTTGTTGAGAGCTGCAGCTGCGGGGAGCCCAATTCAGCAGCAAGAAGTTGCACTTGAAGCAATTATAAATTTCTGCAGGCAACCGAGTTTCATAGTTGAAATGTATGTTAACTGTGACTGTGATCCAACCTGTCGAAATATATTCGAGGAAATCGGGAAGTTGCTCTGCAAGCTCTCATTTCCAGGGTCTAGTCCTTTGAACTGTGTGCAGATTCAGGCATTTGAAGGACTGCTCATCATAATTCACAACATTGCAGATAATATTGATAAAGAAGACGATTTGACTCCTTCTGGACCGTACCCTGTCGAAATTACAGAATACAGGCCGTTTTGGGAAGAACAGCCAAAGGAAGATTATGAAACTTGGGTGGAATATTTGAGACTCAGGAAAGCACAGAAAAAGAAAGTGTTGATTGCAGGTGACCATTTTAACAGAGATGAAAAGAAAGGTTTAGAGTATCTCAGGCTTTGTCAATTGGTTTCTGATCCACCAGATCCCAAATCCATAGCTATTTTCTTCCGATATACACCAGGGCTCGACAAACCCTTGATCGGGGATTATTTAGGCGATCCTGACGAGTTTCACATGCAGGTTCTTAAAGAATTCACAGAAACTTTCAAGTTTTCTGGTATGATTCTTGATACTGCTCTCCGTACTTATCTTGCAACCTTCAGATTGCCTGGTGAATCCCAAAAGATTCAGCGAATTCTCGAAGCATTCTCGGAGAGGTTTTATGATCAACAATCATCAGACATTTTCGCAAGCAAAGATGCAGTCTTTATCCTCTGCTATTCCCTTATTATGCTCAACACTGATCAACACAATCCCCAAGTCAAGAAAAAGATGACAGAGGAGGAGTTCATCAGGAATAATAGAGCAATTAATGGAGGCCAAGATCTTCCTCGCGATTATCTAACCGAGCTTTTCCAATCAATTGCGAATCACGCCATCACACTTTTCGGTCATTCTGGACCTGTGGAGTTGAACCCTGGCAGCTGGATTGAACTAATGAATAGATCCAAAGTTATGCAGCCGTACATCCTTGGTGATTATGATCGTCGGTTAGGGAGAGATATGTTTGCCTGCATCGCCGGTCCATCAGTTGCAGCCATTTCTTCATTCTTTGAACATGCCGAGGAAGACGAAATGCTGCACGAATGCATAGGTGGATTGATCTCAATTGCGAGGATAACTCAGTATCAACTCGAAGATATTCTCGACGAGCTTCTTGCTTCGTTCTCCAAGTTTACTACTTTGCTAAATCCTTATGCCTCTGCCGAAGAAACACTTTTTGCTTTCAGCAATGATTTGAAGCCAAGAATGGCTACTCTTGCAGTTTTCACCATTGCTAACAATTTCGGAGAATCGATTAGAGGAGGGTGGAGGAACATTGTAGACTGTTTGTTGAAACTCAAAAGGCTAAAGCTTCTTCCTCAGTCTGTTGTTGAATTTGATGAGACTGCTACATCAGGAGCAGCTGATGATCCTGCAGGACACAAGAGAAATGAATCAAGCATATCACACTCGAATGATCCGAAATTTGGGAATCGCCGGAGTGCTGGCATGATTAGTCGGTTCTCGCATTTTCTGACATTGGAGAGCATGGAAGATTCAATATCTCTCGGGATGAGTGAATTCGAGCAGAATCTCAAAGTCATTAAACAATGCCGAATCGGCAGCATCTTCAACAACAGTGCTAACTTACCTGATGAAGCCTTACTGAACCTCGGGCGTTCCCTGATATTCGCAGCCGGCGGAAAAGGCCAAAAATTCAGCACTCCAATAGAAGAGGAAGAAACTGTTGGGTTTGCTTGGGATCTAATTGTTGCCATTGCTATGGTTAACATGCATAGATTCCAGAACTATTGGCCTTTATTCAATGATTACTTTCTTGGAGTTGCTCAGTTTCCTCTATTTTCCCCAGTCCCATTTGCTGAAAAAGCCATTCTTGGCCTTTTCAAGATCTGCATAAAGCTGCTTTCTTCACCCAGAGCTGAAAGACTCCCAGAAGAGCTTATCTTCAAATCTATAAACTTTATGTGGAAGCTCGATAAAGAAATTCTCGACACATGTTGCGAGTCGATAGCAAAGTCATTGGCAAAGATTCTCACTGATTATCCAGCAAATTTGCAGACATCTTTGGGATGGAAAACATGCCTTCACTTGTTGTCCGTCACCGGGCGACACCCGGAAACATACGAACAGAGCGTTGATACTTTGATCAAAATGTTGTCGGAAGGAACCCATGTGTCACGAATAAACTACGCCTATTGTGTTGACTGTGCTTTCGGTTTTGTTGCACTAAAAAATAGTCCAATGGAGAAGAACATGAAGATGCTAGACCTTCTAGCAGAATCAGTAAATTTACTGATACAATGGTATAAGGACTACATAGATTCAGGCATCAATTTCAGCGTTGCGAGCAGTACGAGTAATTCCTCATTGGAAGACAGCAAAGGTTTAGGTTCTCCAAATTTTGCTATTACTTTATTTGTGAAATTAGGTGAAGCATTTCGAAAAACCAGTTTAGCACGACGAGAGGAGATAAGAAACCAGGCAATCTTATCGCTTCATAAAAGTTTTGCATTGTCAGAAGAACTTGATTTCTCACCACTCAACTGCATTAGTTGTTTCAATTTGGTAATATTCGCAATGGTGGACGATTTGCATGAAAAGATGGTCGAATATTCGAGACGGGAGAATGCAGAACGAGAGATGCGGGGTATGGAAGGGACGCTAAAGCTTGCGATGGAGCTGTTGACAGAAGTGTATTTGAGGTTCCTAAAGCCAATATCAATGAGTCCAGGGTTTAGGACATTTTGGCTTGGAGTATTGAGAAGAATGGATACATGTATGAAGGCTGATTTGGGTGAGTATGGGGAGACAAGATTGCAAGGAATAATACCTCATCTCTTGACacaaattattacaaaaatgaaGGAAGAAGAAATTTTAGTACCAAAAGAAGATGATGACTTGTGGGATATCACCTACATTCAAATTCAATGGATAGCTCCTTTTCTCAAAGAAGAATTGTTTCCTGAAGCAGAAATGTAGAATCAATAGTTATATCCTGTAATTAATGATagcataaattaaatttatgtatttttggcTTAGACTTTGAGTATGCAAAGATTCTACGAACTTTTCGAGTTTTAGATCAAGGCTATTAGTCCGAGTTTGGATTTTGAACGTAGTAGAGCTGTTAATTCAAATGCATTaatgagaaaaagaaaaaggggaaatgttgaATTATgagaaattaaattatcatGCTGGAGGTTCTATACATATTAATCAGTCATGAAGAGCAAAAGCGAAAAACTTTTGTCAATCAGTAATTGATTGTTGATAAGGagaaaattacataattggaaAATTCAAACATGAAAGTAACAGATAAAAGAAAGGGCTAAAACTCGGAAAATCGGGTGTTGGAAATCAGTTCGAGCCTTCGTGCTCGTGTCAAATTAGTACCGGTCAGATATGCAGCTTTGGTAGTAGAGGTTGGGGATGCCCATTTTACAGGATACTTGCATGAGATCCCACAATCGGTTATCATGATTCTACAAGTTCAAAAGCAATCAACCTTTAATGAGTTTACGACAATTTCACTAGACTTGCAATAAAGGATGAGTAATGGCTAGTACTACTACAGATACATCGACAAACCAAAACATAGCATTACTGATTGATGAATCCAAAACATTATGGTAAAATACATTTTGCATATCTGGTGCATGTGCACGTAATCAAGAAATCCAGTGATACAAGCATAATGAAATGCGAATTATATATCATGAATCTACAAGTTCAAACAGTGAactttaaataaatttgttCCAGGAATGAGAACTGATGAATAATACTAATGACAAACACATCAACCAAATAAAAAACCAAGTAATTAAGCCTTCCATCAATACAAACATAACAAATCATGCATAAATAACAGGCAAGCCCTCAGTGAAAACTGATACTGATACAATCGACATAATCATCTCCAAAATCATGGGGAAGAATGTAATTACCTGTCTATCTTTGTTATTCGCTGGCATCCTCAGCTaaatcatcatcttcatctgAATCATCATCGTCGTCGTCTTCACCTTCCCTGATTTTTACAATCTCAGCATGTGCTCTCTCTAAAATTTGCTTTTTCTGCAAGTCCAACTCTTTCTCAAACTCCACCCTCATCCTCTCCAATTCTAACATCTGCTCTCTCTTAGTACTCTCTATCTTTTCATAAATCTCTCCAAACTTATGCACCGAATCCGCCAACACTCGC is a window of Mercurialis annua linkage group LG2, ddMerAnnu1.2, whole genome shotgun sequence DNA encoding:
- the LOC126668865 gene encoding DNA mismatch repair protein MSH7 isoform X1 — protein: MQRQKSILSFFQKPSLAGNQKSGTGEAFNERKEAPQFTSKQYNNQNVTAPSEPEIQGIDTPPEKVPRQILPSRFAENDSVRGSSLFSSIMHKFVKVDDKEKSTERLRQASDTTNTVSGRVTNLTGLSKQEASRTYHETGNFCNSNGIVDVESNDDDVPGPETPGVQVQPLVPRLKRIHQDIPKFNDGDDNSLSSASKRVKLLLESTALSKNQGQGQVSESTSKFEWLDPLRIRDANGRRPNDPLFDKKTLYIEPDVLKKMSASQKQYWSVKSQYMDVVLFFKVGKFYELYELDAEIGHKELDWKITFSGVGKCRQVGISENGIDDAVEKLVARGYKVGRIEQCETSDQAKARGANSVIARKLVQVVTPSTTSDGNIGPDAVHLLAINEGNIGLDNGASAYGFAFVDCASLKFWVGSIGDDSSCATLGALLMQVSPKEVIYESKGMSRETQKALRKYLLTSSTASQLNPVPLSANILNASEVRNLIQSKGYFRGSSNPLNNTFDSIVHHDIALNALGGLVDHLSRLMLDDVLRNGEILPYHVYGGCLRIDGQTLVNLEIFNNNFDGGLSGTLFSYLDNCVTSSGKRLLRKWICHPLKSVEGINNRLNVVEDLMTNSEIMLIISQYLCKIPDIERMLGRVKSSFQASASLALPLIGKKLLKQRVKVFGSLVKGLRTGMDLLLLLQKNDQLFSLLSNIFKLPELHGSAGLEKFLSQVVAAVDSEFPNFQNHDVTDSEAETLSVLIELFIEKATQWSEVIHAINCIDVLRSFAITASLSSGSMSRPVILPESKTTIFGQDKGGPVLKIKGLWHPFALAASGGVPVPNDLYLGEDIHGYHPRTLLLTGPNMGGKSTLLRATCLAVILAQLGCFVPSEKCILSLVDVIFTRLGATDRIMTGESTFFVECTETASVLQNATQDSVVILDELGRGTSTFDGYAIAYAVFRHLVEKVNCRLLFATHYHPLTKEFASHPHVTLQHMACAFKSKSESNSKGDQDLVFLYRLASGACPGSYGLQVAIMAGIPENVVKRASMARQVMKKSIGESFKLSEKRSEFSTLHEDWLKTLLSTAQTGDCNVDDNDDDVYDTLFCLWHELKSAYQSNN
- the LOC126668865 gene encoding DNA mismatch repair protein MSH7 isoform X2 yields the protein MQRQKSILSFFQKPSLAGNQKSGTGEAFNERKEAPQFTSKQYNNQNVTAPSEPEIQGIDTPPEKVPRQILPSRFAENDSVRGSSLFSSIMHKFVKVDDKEKSTERRQASDTTNTVSGRVTNLTGLSKQEASRTYHETGNFCNSNGIVDVESNDDDVPGPETPGVQVQPLVPRLKRIHQDIPKFNDGDDNSLSSASKRVKLLLESTALSKNQGQGQVSESTSKFEWLDPLRIRDANGRRPNDPLFDKKTLYIEPDVLKKMSASQKQYWSVKSQYMDVVLFFKVGKFYELYELDAEIGHKELDWKITFSGVGKCRQVGISENGIDDAVEKLVARGYKVGRIEQCETSDQAKARGANSVIARKLVQVVTPSTTSDGNIGPDAVHLLAINEGNIGLDNGASAYGFAFVDCASLKFWVGSIGDDSSCATLGALLMQVSPKEVIYESKGMSRETQKALRKYLLTSSTASQLNPVPLSANILNASEVRNLIQSKGYFRGSSNPLNNTFDSIVHHDIALNALGGLVDHLSRLMLDDVLRNGEILPYHVYGGCLRIDGQTLVNLEIFNNNFDGGLSGTLFSYLDNCVTSSGKRLLRKWICHPLKSVEGINNRLNVVEDLMTNSEIMLIISQYLCKIPDIERMLGRVKSSFQASASLALPLIGKKLLKQRVKVFGSLVKGLRTGMDLLLLLQKNDQLFSLLSNIFKLPELHGSAGLEKFLSQVVAAVDSEFPNFQNHDVTDSEAETLSVLIELFIEKATQWSEVIHAINCIDVLRSFAITASLSSGSMSRPVILPESKTTIFGQDKGGPVLKIKGLWHPFALAASGGVPVPNDLYLGEDIHGYHPRTLLLTGPNMGGKSTLLRATCLAVILAQLGCFVPSEKCILSLVDVIFTRLGATDRIMTGESTFFVECTETASVLQNATQDSVVILDELGRGTSTFDGYAIAYAVFRHLVEKVNCRLLFATHYHPLTKEFASHPHVTLQHMACAFKSKSESNSKGDQDLVFLYRLASGACPGSYGLQVAIMAGIPENVVKRASMARQVMKKSIGESFKLSEKRSEFSTLHEDWLKTLLSTAQTGDCNVDDNDDDVYDTLFCLWHELKSAYQSNN
- the LOC126667744 gene encoding ARF guanine-nucleotide exchange factor GNL2 yields the protein MERIEEDEENSASEERKRRKEVSLSCMLNTELSAILAVIRRPHDSTSLLQQEDHYDTAILNSLKSLRALIFNPQQEWRTIDPSVYISPFLDVIQSDDIPATATNVALSAISKVLKLQFFDEKTPGAKDAINSIVTGITSCRLERTDPITEDAVMMRILQALTSIIKHRASILLRDYAVCTIVNTCFQVVQQSTNRADLLQRGAKYAMREMIEIIFARLQDVEVKSEEDSESDTEDIDIGSGMDSGYGVRSVVDIFHFLCSLLNVVEIVESEGVSSHTTDQNVQIFGLILINSAVELSGDAIGKHPKLLRMIQDDLFHHLIHYGISSSPLVLSMICSTVLNIYHSLRRYIRIQLEAFFGFVLLRAAAAGSPIQQQEVALEAIINFCRQPSFIVEMYVNCDCDPTCRNIFEEIGKLLCKLSFPGSSPLNCVQIQAFEGLLIIIHNIADNIDKEDDLTPSGPYPVEITEYRPFWEEQPKEDYETWVEYLRLRKAQKKKVLIAGDHFNRDEKKGLEYLRLCQLVSDPPDPKSIAIFFRYTPGLDKPLIGDYLGDPDEFHMQVLKEFTETFKFSGMILDTALRTYLATFRLPGESQKIQRILEAFSERFYDQQSSDIFASKDAVFILCYSLIMLNTDQHNPQVKKKMTEEEFIRNNRAINGGQDLPRDYLTELFQSIANHAITLFGHSGPVELNPGSWIELMNRSKVMQPYILGDYDRRLGRDMFACIAGPSVAAISSFFEHAEEDEMLHECIGGLISIARITQYQLEDILDELLASFSKFTTLLNPYASAEETLFAFSNDLKPRMATLAVFTIANNFGESIRGGWRNIVDCLLKLKRLKLLPQSVVEFDETATSGAADDPAGHKRNESSISHSNDPKFGNRRSAGMISRFSHFLTLESMEDSISLGMSEFEQNLKVIKQCRIGSIFNNSANLPDEALLNLGRSLIFAAGGKGQKFSTPIEEEETVGFAWDLIVAIAMVNMHRFQNYWPLFNDYFLGVAQFPLFSPVPFAEKAILGLFKICIKLLSSPRAERLPEELIFKSINFMWKLDKEILDTCCESIAKSLAKILTDYPANLQTSLGWKTCLHLLSVTGRHPETYEQSVDTLIKMLSEGTHVSRINYAYCVDCAFGFVALKNSPMEKNMKMLDLLAESVNLLIQWYKDYIDSGINFSVASSTSNSSLEDSKGLGSPNFAITLFVKLGEAFRKTSLARREEIRNQAILSLHKSFALSEELDFSPLNCISCFNLVIFAMVDDLHEKMVEYSRRENAEREMRGMEGTLKLAMELLTEVYLRFLKPISMSPGFRTFWLGVLRRMDTCMKADLGEYGETRLQGIIPHLLTQIITKMKEEEILVPKEDDDLWDITYIQIQWIAPFLKEELFPEAEM